A genomic region of Denticeps clupeoides chromosome 9, fDenClu1.1, whole genome shotgun sequence contains the following coding sequences:
- the LOC114796831 gene encoding pre-mRNA-processing factor 40 homolog A-like — translation MLPSERCEHRPIRLRFIGRWRSWPAKRSANMMGPPGIPPHFPPMGMPPMGQRPPSMTPMPPGMMPPMMPPMGAPPMAQIPGMMPPMIPGMMMPPRLPAASLQPTGPPGVSPVDNSASSAPGTSSTATNGSPQEEQPKKKSVWTEHKSLDGKTYYYNTETKQSTWEKPDELKSPVEQMLSKCPWKEYKSDTGKPYYYNSQTKESRWTKPKELEDLEALIKAEENGTADTVAPGTTPVTIPVETPVVVTAVAEVDNIVATAVAEEQSQGPDPVAEVVTETPVNNAEETPVTEPLVSNDVSKEERPELVKKVYKWNTKEEAKQAFKELLRKRCF, via the exons ATGCTGCCCTCTGAACGCTGCGAGCATCGACCAATCAGGCTGCGGTTTATTGGCCGGTGGAGGAGTTGGCCCGCTAAGCGCTCAGCCAACATG ATGGGACCACCTGGAATACCACCTCATTTCCCGCCTATGGGAATGCCACCTATGGGACAGAGGCCTCCGAGCATGACTCCCATGCCACCCGGCATGATGCCACCCATGATGCCACCAATGGGAGCGCCACCAATGGCACAG ATTCCAGGCATGATGCCGCCAATGATACCCGGGATGATGATGCCGCCACGCCTACCAGCCGCGTCGCTGCAGCCAACGGGACCG CCTGGTGTGAGCCCTGTTGACAATTCTG CTTCCAGTGCACCAGGGACTTCT AGCACAGCAACAAATGGCTCACCACAGGAGGAGCAGCCAAAAAAG aAATCTGTGTGGACCGAACACAAATCTCTGGATGGGAAGACCTATTACTACAACACCGAGACTAAGCAGTCCACCTGGGAGAAGCCGGACGAGTTGAAATCTCCTGTCGAG CAAATGCTGTCAAAATGCCCTTGGAAGGAGTATAAATCAGACACCGGCAAGCCTTATTATTACAACTCCCAGACCAAGGAGTCCCGCTGGACCAAGCCGAAGGAGCTGGAAGACCTGGAGG CGCTGATCAAAGCAGAGGAGAATGG CACTGCTGATACTGTGGCTCCAGGCACCACACCAGTCACAATCCCGGTCGAGACCCCAGTTGTGGTGACCGCTGTGGCCGAGGTCGACAACATCGTAGCCACCGCTGTAGCCGAAGAACAGTCCCAAGGCCCTGATCCGGTAGCAGAGGTAGTCACGGAAACACCAGTCAACAACGCAGAGGAGACACCCGTCACAGAGCCCCTGGTCAG TAATGACGTCTCCAAAGAGGAGAGGCCGGAGCTGGTGAAAAAGGTCTACAAGTGGAACACAAAAGAAGAAGCCAAACAGGCCTTCAAAGAGCTTCTGAGGAAAAGGTGCTTTTga